GACCCGTGCGCACCGCACAGCCGTGGCGCCGGGTTGCCGGCGTGAGGGGGGATCACCGTGGCCGATCACACCGAGCATCTCAAGAAGGTTCCGCTGTTCGCGGGGATCCCGGAGGCACAACTCCACCGGATCGCAAACGGCGTCAAGGAGCGCAAATTCGAGCGCGGGGCTTCGATCGTCTCGGCCGGCGACCCCGGGCATGGATTCTATCTCATCGTTCACGGCGAGGCCGAGGTCAAGCGGGACGGCCGGACGATCCGCACGTTAGGGCCGGGCGATTATTTCGGGGAACTGGCGCTCGTCCGGGAAACGCCCCGTACCGCGACGGTCGTCGCGAAAGAACCCACGACCTGCCTGGCGCTGACGCGGTGGGACTTCAAGGGCATCCTCGACGCCAACCCGGCGATTGCGATTCGCCTCCTGGAGACGGTAGCCAGCCGCATTCAGGAAGACGAAGCAACCCGCTAGCGGGAACGTTACGCCGAGATCGCCGCCTCCGCCTCGCGGACCCGCCGCGACAACGTCGCCATAATGATTAGCGCGAGAGACGGCGCCGCGAGCATCAAGGCCCAGAACTCGCGGTGGCCCAGGACCAGCAGTCGCATGTCGGTCGCAGCCTCCACGCTTGCCGAGCGCGGGCCGCCGTCGATCAGGCTCATCTCGCCGAAGAACTTCCCCGGCCCCAACCGCACCGTCCGTCCGCGGCCGGCCCTCACGGTTGCGTAGCCCTCGATGATCACG
The bacterium DNA segment above includes these coding regions:
- a CDS encoding cyclic nucleotide-binding domain-containing protein, with the translated sequence MADHTEHLKKVPLFAGIPEAQLHRIANGVKERKFERGASIVSAGDPGHGFYLIVHGEAEVKRDGRTIRTLGPGDYFGELALVRETPRTATVVAKEPTTCLALTRWDFKGILDANPAIAIRLLETVASRIQEDEATR
- a CDS encoding cyclic nucleotide-binding domain-containing protein, whose product is MVFGRSSKTVLLQKVPLFQGLSRKQLERIGRLADDLGVPAGKRLATAGEIGHELFVIIEGYATVRAGRGRTVRLGPGKFFGEMSLIDGGPRSASVEAATDMRLLVLGHREFWALMLAAPSLALIIMATLSRRVREAEAAISA